The Longimicrobium sp. genome contains a region encoding:
- a CDS encoding polyketide synthase: MTAHDSMHEPDKSLAASAASAAPDASDPGGDFDVAVIGMSGRFPGADGIDEFWANIRDGRECITHSTRDELRASGHPPEIADDPHLVPATGRLRDVQHFDAAFFGFSPREAEALEPSHRIFLECAWEAMEDAGYDPSRAGGAVAVYAGAAGHGYTELNVRGSAAATEGMTGLQLSMAGGADFLATRTAYKLDLRGPAVTVQTGCSTSLVAVHLAAQSLLRGECDLALAGGACVHIPDSGYIWSPGGPASPDGHCRAFDAASAGMVGGNGAGVVVLKRLADALRDGDAIRAVVRGSAVNNDGAGKVAYTAPSVDGQAAVIAEALALAGVDPATVGLVETHGSGTELGDPIEVAALTRAFRATVEQGEGWCALGAVKTAIGHLDAAAGIAGFIKTVLSLEHARIPPVVNFTAPNPRVPFAGSPFFVPDAPREWETDGHPRRAGVSSFGIGGTNAHVVLEEAPAAVPSGASRPWQLLALSARTAAAADAAVARLADHFQSHPHLPLADVAFTLREGRRALPHRRIAVVREGEDTAAVLRGPGRVASGVAEAGSLSVAFLFPGLGDHYPQMARGLYEAEPVFRAEVDRCAEILVPLLGLDLRDVLFPGEAPSDAAPEASGFDLRRILRPDAPDPAAERLNRTELAQPAVFVVSWALAKLWMSWGIAPEAVIGHSLGEYAAACVAGVLSLEDALALVAGRAALIGRLPGGAMLAVSAAPDALHPHLPQDVAIATVNAPELCVAAGPEAGIAALERRLGEMGITARRLATTHAFHSPMMAPAADALARLAASVRLRPPRIPIISNVTGTWLTDAEATDPAYWTRHLLGTVRFAEGAGALLSEPGHVLLEVGPGQTLSTFVRQRADGGEAAPAAVVPSLRYAYDRRPDQAVLLDALGRLWMAGVAPDWSAFRGGERRRRVHLPTYPWDRQRYWIDWMWDKKDNRRETGEGKRADPAEWTYVPTWTRTPAASPDETVSRILLVTDGGAMGDEFAAALSGDGRQVVIVHLGAAFARDGDEWTLRPGSRDDFRALAAAEGDRKPQLVVDLSNDPISFLLLASALAHAGVDTRVVAVTRGAQEVAGDEEIDPRAAAVAAACRAAALEHPALPCRAVDVTGDSSAARRLADEVLAVADEPVAALRGRHRWARGFRAVRAERPAAAVREGGVYVFAGGLEGRGAALAAALAETPGVRIAVVDARLPVSGEMHLFLEMLSPGNPAHAAASAVKALADAGVEVVTDRADPVHELDAAFRRVEERWGRVDGVFHALGMDALAAPAAVDEVQPAGWALEMDRVDAQLAALETAIAGRALDFVLVESSLAGVVGAVGLARVAMANARVDAWAQRAARTGAPVTSIAWDRAAAPAASTDAADALWIAPHEVAPALRRVLALAGEPNVLVSTGALEPRIRRGARPAEAPARRYARPGDLSTAYQPPESDTEARIAEVWQTLLGVDRVGVHDDFFALGGHSLLATQIIARLKDMFELELPLKVIFEAPTIAKMSLLVEEAILAEIEALSEDEVNELVAG, from the coding sequence ATGACCGCACACGACTCGATGCACGAGCCAGATAAATCCCTCGCCGCGTCCGCCGCGTCCGCCGCGCCCGATGCTTCCGATCCCGGCGGCGACTTCGACGTCGCCGTCATCGGCATGTCGGGGCGCTTTCCCGGCGCGGACGGCATCGACGAGTTCTGGGCCAACATCCGCGACGGCCGCGAGTGCATCACCCACTCCACCCGCGACGAGCTGCGCGCCTCCGGCCATCCCCCCGAGATCGCCGACGATCCCCACCTCGTCCCCGCGACCGGGCGCCTGCGCGACGTGCAGCACTTCGACGCCGCGTTCTTCGGCTTCAGCCCGCGCGAGGCAGAGGCGCTGGAGCCGTCGCACCGCATCTTCCTGGAGTGCGCGTGGGAGGCCATGGAAGACGCGGGGTACGACCCCTCGCGCGCGGGCGGCGCCGTCGCGGTGTATGCCGGCGCGGCGGGGCACGGCTACACCGAGCTGAACGTGCGCGGCAGCGCCGCGGCCACTGAGGGGATGACCGGGCTGCAGCTCAGCATGGCCGGCGGCGCCGACTTCCTGGCCACGCGCACGGCGTACAAGCTGGACCTGCGCGGCCCCGCGGTGACCGTGCAGACCGGGTGCTCCACCTCCCTCGTCGCCGTCCACCTCGCGGCGCAGAGCCTCCTTCGCGGCGAGTGCGACCTGGCGCTGGCCGGCGGCGCCTGCGTGCACATCCCCGACAGCGGCTACATCTGGAGCCCCGGCGGCCCCGCCTCGCCCGACGGGCACTGCCGCGCCTTCGACGCCGCGTCGGCGGGGATGGTGGGCGGCAACGGCGCGGGTGTGGTCGTGCTCAAGCGCCTGGCCGACGCGCTCCGCGACGGCGACGCCATCCGCGCGGTGGTCCGCGGGAGCGCGGTGAACAACGACGGGGCGGGGAAGGTGGCCTACACCGCGCCCAGCGTCGATGGCCAGGCCGCCGTCATCGCCGAGGCGCTGGCGCTCGCGGGCGTCGATCCCGCCACGGTCGGTCTCGTCGAGACGCACGGCAGCGGCACCGAGCTGGGCGATCCCATCGAGGTCGCCGCGCTCACCCGCGCCTTCCGCGCCACCGTCGAGCAGGGCGAAGGCTGGTGCGCGCTGGGCGCGGTGAAGACCGCCATCGGCCACCTGGACGCGGCCGCGGGGATCGCCGGGTTCATCAAGACCGTCCTCTCGCTCGAGCACGCGCGGATCCCGCCGGTGGTGAACTTCACCGCGCCCAACCCGCGCGTTCCCTTCGCCGGCTCGCCCTTCTTCGTCCCCGACGCGCCGCGGGAGTGGGAGACGGACGGCCATCCGCGCCGCGCCGGCGTCAGCTCGTTCGGCATCGGCGGGACGAACGCGCACGTGGTGCTGGAAGAGGCGCCCGCGGCCGTGCCGTCCGGCGCGTCGCGCCCGTGGCAGCTGCTGGCGCTCTCCGCGCGCACCGCTGCGGCCGCGGATGCGGCGGTCGCGCGGCTGGCCGACCATTTCCAGTCCCATCCCCATCTCCCGCTGGCCGACGTTGCCTTCACGCTGCGCGAGGGGCGGCGCGCCTTGCCGCACCGCCGCATCGCCGTCGTGCGCGAGGGCGAGGACACGGCGGCGGTGCTGCGCGGCCCGGGGCGCGTCGCGTCCGGCGTCGCGGAGGCGGGCAGCCTCTCCGTCGCCTTCCTCTTCCCCGGCCTGGGCGACCACTATCCGCAGATGGCGCGCGGGCTGTACGAGGCGGAGCCCGTCTTCCGCGCGGAGGTCGACCGCTGCGCGGAGATCCTCGTCCCCCTGCTCGGCCTCGACCTCCGCGACGTCCTCTTCCCCGGCGAGGCGCCGTCCGACGCCGCGCCCGAGGCGTCCGGCTTCGATCTGCGCCGCATCCTCCGCCCGGACGCGCCCGACCCCGCGGCGGAGCGGCTGAACCGCACCGAGCTCGCGCAGCCCGCCGTCTTCGTCGTCTCCTGGGCCTTGGCGAAGCTGTGGATGAGCTGGGGGATCGCTCCCGAGGCGGTGATCGGCCACTCGCTGGGCGAGTACGCAGCGGCGTGCGTCGCCGGCGTGCTGTCGCTGGAGGACGCGCTGGCGCTCGTCGCCGGGCGCGCGGCGCTCATCGGGCGCCTCCCCGGCGGGGCGATGCTCGCCGTCTCCGCCGCGCCGGACGCGCTCCATCCCCATCTCCCGCAAGACGTTGCGATCGCCACGGTGAACGCGCCGGAGCTGTGTGTGGCCGCGGGGCCCGAGGCGGGGATCGCCGCACTGGAACGGCGGCTGGGGGAGATGGGGATCACGGCGCGGCGGCTGGCCACCACGCACGCCTTCCACTCGCCGATGATGGCGCCCGCGGCGGACGCGCTCGCCCGCCTCGCCGCGTCCGTGCGCCTGCGCCCGCCGCGCATCCCCATCATCTCCAACGTCACCGGCACCTGGCTCACCGACGCCGAGGCGACCGACCCGGCGTACTGGACGCGCCACCTCCTGGGCACCGTCCGCTTCGCCGAGGGTGCGGGCGCGCTGCTGAGCGAGCCGGGGCACGTGCTGCTGGAGGTCGGCCCCGGCCAGACCCTCTCCACCTTCGTCCGCCAGCGCGCGGACGGCGGGGAAGCGGCGCCCGCCGCCGTCGTCCCCTCCCTCCGCTACGCGTACGACCGGCGCCCCGACCAGGCGGTGCTGCTCGACGCGCTCGGGCGGCTGTGGATGGCGGGCGTGGCGCCGGACTGGAGCGCGTTCCGCGGCGGCGAGCGCCGCCGCCGCGTCCACCTCCCCACCTACCCGTGGGACCGGCAGCGCTACTGGATCGACTGGATGTGGGACAAAAAGGACAACAGGAGGGAGACGGGGGAAGGGAAGCGCGCCGACCCCGCCGAGTGGACGTACGTACCCACCTGGACGCGCACCCCCGCCGCATCTCCCGACGAAACTGTTTCGCGCATCCTCCTCGTCACCGACGGCGGGGCGATGGGAGACGAGTTCGCCGCCGCGTTGTCGGGAGATGGGCGGCAGGTCGTCATCGTCCACCTGGGCGCCGCGTTCGCGCGGGATGGGGACGAATGGACGCTGCGGCCCGGCTCGCGGGATGATTTCCGTGCGCTTGCGGCCGCGGAGGGAGACAGGAAGCCGCAGTTGGTTGTAGATTTATCGAACGATCCCATCTCCTTCCTCCTGCTCGCCTCCGCGCTGGCCCACGCGGGGGTGGATACGCGCGTCGTCGCGGTGACCCGCGGCGCGCAGGAGGTGGCCGGCGACGAGGAGATCGATCCCCGCGCCGCCGCCGTCGCGGCCGCCTGCCGCGCCGCAGCGCTGGAGCACCCCGCGCTCCCCTGCCGCGCAGTTGACGTCACCGGCGACTCGTCCGCGGCCCGGCGGCTGGCTGACGAGGTGCTGGCGGTGGCGGACGAGCCCGTCGCCGCCCTGCGCGGGCGGCACCGGTGGGCGCGCGGCTTCCGCGCCGTGCGCGCGGAACGGCCCGCGGCGGCGGTGCGCGAAGGCGGCGTCTACGTCTTCGCGGGGGGGCTGGAGGGGCGCGGCGCCGCGCTCGCCGCCGCGCTGGCGGAGACGCCGGGCGTGCGCATCGCCGTCGTCGACGCGCGCCTCCCGGTTTCGGGGGAGATGCACCTCTTCCTGGAGATGCTCTCGCCCGGCAACCCCGCGCACGCCGCCGCCAGCGCGGTGAAGGCGCTCGCCGACGCCGGCGTGGAGGTCGTCACCGACCGCGCCGACCCGGTGCACGAGCTGGACGCCGCCTTCCGCCGCGTGGAGGAGCGCTGGGGGCGCGTCGACGGCGTATTCCACGCGCTGGGGATGGACGCGCTCGCCGCCCCCGCCGCCGTGGACGAGGTGCAGCCCGCCGGCTGGGCGCTGGAGATGGACCGCGTCGACGCGCAGCTCGCCGCGCTGGAGACGGCGATCGCCGGGCGCGCGCTCGATTTCGTGCTGGTGGAGTCGTCGCTCGCGGGCGTCGTGGGCGCCGTCGGCCTCGCGCGCGTGGCGATGGCGAACGCGCGGGTGGATGCGTGGGCGCAGCGCGCGGCCCGCACCGGCGCGCCCGTCACCAGCATCGCGTGGGACCGCGCCGCCGCGCCCGCCGCGTCGACCGATGCTGCCGACGCGCTCTGGATCGCCCCGCACGAAGTCGCCCCCGCGCTGCGGCGCGTGCTGGCGCTCGCGGGCGAGCCGAACGTGCTGGTCTCCACCGGCGCGCTGGAGCCGCGCATCCGCCGCGGCGCCCGCCCGGCCGAGGCCCCCGCGCGGCGCTACGCCCGCCCCGGCGACCTGTCCACCGCGTACCAGCCGCCGGAGAGCGACACCGAGGCGCGCATCGCCGAGGTGTGGCAGACGCTGCTGGGCGTGGACCGCGTCGGCGTCCACGACGACTTCTTCGCGCTGGGCGGCCACTCGCTGCTCGCCACGCAGATCATCGCGCGGCTGAAGGACATGTTCGAGCTCGAGCTGCCGCTGAAGGTGATCTTCGAGGCGCCCACCATCGCGAAGATGTCGCTGCTGGTCGAGGAAGCCATCCTCGCCGAGATCGAGGCGCTGAGCGAGGACGAAGTGAACGAGCTGGTGGCGGGGTGA
- a CDS encoding HAD-IIIC family phosphatase has product MPETKKKPKAVKCVVWDLDHTVWDGILLEDDHVELRPGVLGILRTLDERGILQSIASRNDRDRAMERLRALGIDDYFLHPQIDWSAKGQNVERIARKLNIGLDTFLFIDDQPFEREEVAFACPQVRTMDAADLATLLDLPEMNPEFITDDSRRRREMYRADIERQQAEETFAGPSEEFLRGLRMRFTLAPCGEEDLQRAEELTVRTNQLNTTGYTYGYDELDAFRTSPDHVLLVAGLDDRYGTYGKIGLALVEKTSAGYWTVKLLLMSCRVMSRGVGTIMMSHIMRLAKDAGAKLRAEFVPNGRNRMMEVTYRFGGFHEVERRGDMILFEHDLAAIAPFPEYVEVEVG; this is encoded by the coding sequence ATGCCGGAAACGAAGAAGAAGCCCAAGGCCGTGAAGTGCGTGGTGTGGGACCTGGACCACACCGTGTGGGACGGCATCCTGCTCGAGGACGACCACGTGGAGCTGCGGCCGGGGGTGCTCGGCATCCTGCGCACGCTGGACGAGCGCGGCATCCTGCAGTCCATCGCCAGCCGCAACGACCGCGACCGCGCGATGGAGCGCCTGCGCGCGCTCGGCATCGACGACTACTTCCTGCATCCGCAGATCGACTGGAGCGCCAAGGGGCAGAACGTCGAGCGCATCGCCAGGAAGCTGAACATCGGCCTCGACACCTTCCTGTTCATCGACGACCAGCCGTTCGAGCGCGAGGAGGTGGCGTTCGCCTGCCCGCAGGTGCGCACCATGGACGCGGCCGACCTGGCCACGCTCCTCGATCTCCCGGAGATGAACCCCGAGTTCATCACCGACGACAGCCGCCGGCGCCGCGAGATGTACCGCGCCGACATCGAGCGGCAGCAGGCCGAGGAGACCTTCGCCGGCCCCAGCGAGGAGTTCCTGCGCGGGCTGCGGATGCGCTTCACCCTGGCCCCGTGCGGCGAGGAAGACCTGCAGCGCGCCGAGGAGCTGACGGTGCGCACCAACCAGCTGAACACCACCGGCTACACCTACGGCTACGACGAGCTGGACGCCTTCCGCACCTCGCCGGACCACGTCCTCCTGGTCGCGGGGCTGGACGACCGCTACGGCACCTACGGCAAGATCGGCCTGGCGCTGGTGGAGAAGACGAGCGCCGGGTACTGGACGGTGAAGCTGCTGCTGATGAGCTGCCGGGTGATGAGCCGCGGCGTGGGCACCATCATGATGAGCCACATCATGCGCCTGGCGAAGGACGCGGGCGCGAAGCTCCGCGCCGAGTTCGTCCCCAACGGCCGCAACCGGATGATGGAGGTCACCTACCGCTTCGGCGGCTTCCACGAGGTCGAGCGCCGCGGCGACATGATCCTCTTCGAGCACGACCTCGCGGCCATCGCCCCCTTCCCCGAGTACGTCGAGGTGGAGGTGGGATAA
- a CDS encoding non-ribosomal peptide synthetase, producing the protein MQDLLDRKAGLTDARRALLEKRLRGESRGARPREAITRCAGDGPVFPLSFAQERMWFLAQMDPGSPMYQVPVAISIRADVDVDVLERAVAEVVRRHEALRTVYRMVGGELKSVVLPPYPARVDVFDHRGRIAAGESVRALIAEEGARPIDISTGPLVRVTLLRVSDERCVLVKTTHHITTDGWSEPVIFSEIDHLYGRFARGLPSDLPEPPLRYADYAVWQRRWLSGDTLREQVDYWRKLLAGAPALDLPTDRPRPPAESHRGAILRFTVPPGLTLALRELCARERVTLNMVLTAGFFALLHKYSGQSDIVLGALFGNRSRAELERIVGYFVNTAALRMDVSDDPTFVEMVARARTAVLDADAHQDLPFEKLVDELDLPRDLSRHPLFQVMYFHHVYVEMHRASDDGMLSALDPRPVHVEHSVALVDTGVSKFDLLLSTIESGDGLMATLEFATDLWDVASMQAFSARLLALLGDAAARPHARLSRLSMLDDAERESILRASRGIEREIPFIPLPRRFETQAAATPGAPALTYDGATLTYAELNARANRLARRLRALGAGPEVRVGVCLERTPELVVSLLAVLKSGAAYVPLDPAHPSARLRALLADARAPLLITTWGRWEAIGGDRVSPVLIDAHAEEIGREEDGDLEMEIDPRTLAYVLFTSGSTGTPKGVEVQHGGVSNLLGWMREMVTDDERAAVLASTSASFDVSVAEIFDTLCNGGRLVLVANALDLVGLPGADAVTMGVMVPTAAAELLRAGALPPRMATLNLGGEALPATLVDALHAAGSVRTVRNLYGPTEATVYSTVAVAEPGAERVSIGRPAANTRAWVLDAAMEPVPPGIPGELYVAGAQVARGYLHRPALTAERFLPDPFSREGGARMYRTGDRVRWCESARVRECESNSSRGETFSPPTPNRPTLAPADAGRADPVPPAGSSGGGTGEARARERAHGGEETHSASPREDPTFALSHSRTFAPSLALEYLGRLDSQVKVRGHRVELGEVEHALLHHPAVHEAVAVVRDGRLVAYTVAAPGVEMVAPAGLRAFLRERLPEIMVPAAIVAMDAFPTTTSGKIDRDALPAPRGEDESPAPASAGGEPSNAVEAALARVWADVLGRDRIGIHDDFFAMGGDSILSIHVILRAAQEGIRIVPRQIFAHPTIAGLAAVAGSAPVIHAEQGPVTGDAPLVPVQGWFFEQDLPDAHHWNHAVMVRAAERIDPAVLLRAVDAVMAHHDALRAVFRRGDEGWTQHFPAPGAPSPVDFADLAGVPDDGLAAAIAARAEEAHASLDLERGPVMRAVLFDCGPARPQRLVVTSHHLVVDVVSWPPLLEDLETAYRALAAGADPHLPPRTTSYAQWARRLAEFARTPELRAELGYWCDAIPLAHPPLPADGDGADVEGAAHAVVVELDEAETRALLEDVPRAHGTQINDALLAAVAHAVAEWTGRAEVLVEVESHGREDLFDDMHPARTTGWFTTMHPLLLRAEAAIGETLRATKEMRSAVPRRGLGYGLLRWGGDPADRALLAARARPEISVNYLGQMDNRAPDAASLFVPAAEPLGALRSPRAPRRYRIALESMTADGRLRLMFFHGPAIYRRATIERLANGCITALRELIGTASGDG; encoded by the coding sequence ATGCAGGACCTGCTCGACCGCAAGGCGGGCCTCACCGACGCCCGGCGCGCGCTGCTGGAGAAGCGGCTGCGCGGCGAGTCCCGCGGCGCCCGTCCGCGCGAGGCGATCACCCGCTGCGCCGGCGACGGGCCCGTCTTCCCGCTCTCGTTCGCGCAGGAGCGGATGTGGTTCCTGGCGCAGATGGACCCGGGCAGCCCCATGTACCAGGTCCCCGTCGCCATCTCCATCCGCGCCGACGTGGACGTGGACGTCCTGGAGCGCGCCGTGGCCGAGGTGGTGCGCCGACACGAGGCGCTGCGCACCGTCTACCGCATGGTGGGTGGCGAGCTGAAGTCCGTCGTCCTTCCGCCGTACCCGGCGCGCGTGGACGTCTTCGACCATCGCGGCCGCATCGCCGCGGGCGAGAGCGTGCGGGCGCTCATCGCGGAAGAGGGCGCGCGGCCGATCGACATCTCCACCGGCCCGCTGGTGCGCGTCACCCTGCTGCGCGTGAGCGACGAGCGCTGCGTGCTGGTGAAGACCACGCACCACATCACCACCGACGGCTGGTCCGAGCCCGTCATCTTCTCCGAGATCGACCACCTGTACGGCCGCTTCGCGCGCGGGCTGCCCAGCGATCTGCCCGAGCCCCCTCTCCGCTACGCCGACTACGCCGTCTGGCAGCGGCGCTGGCTTTCCGGCGACACGCTGCGCGAGCAGGTGGACTACTGGCGGAAGCTCCTGGCCGGCGCCCCCGCGCTCGACCTCCCCACCGACCGTCCCCGCCCGCCCGCCGAAAGCCACCGCGGCGCCATCCTCCGCTTCACCGTGCCGCCCGGGCTGACGCTGGCGCTGCGCGAGCTGTGCGCGCGCGAGCGGGTGACGCTGAACATGGTGCTCACCGCGGGCTTCTTCGCGCTGCTGCACAAGTATTCGGGGCAGAGCGACATCGTGCTCGGCGCGCTCTTCGGCAACCGCAGCCGCGCGGAGCTGGAGCGCATCGTGGGCTACTTCGTGAACACCGCCGCGCTGCGGATGGACGTGTCGGACGACCCCACCTTCGTGGAGATGGTGGCCCGCGCGCGGACCGCGGTGCTGGACGCCGACGCGCACCAGGACCTCCCGTTCGAGAAGCTGGTCGACGAGCTGGACCTGCCGCGCGACCTCAGCCGCCACCCGCTGTTCCAGGTGATGTACTTCCACCACGTGTACGTGGAGATGCACCGCGCCTCGGACGACGGGATGCTGAGCGCGCTGGACCCGCGGCCGGTGCACGTGGAGCACAGCGTGGCGCTGGTCGACACCGGCGTCTCCAAGTTCGACCTGCTGCTGAGCACCATCGAGTCCGGCGACGGGCTGATGGCCACGCTGGAGTTCGCCACCGACCTGTGGGACGTGGCGTCGATGCAGGCGTTCTCCGCGCGGCTGCTGGCGCTGCTCGGCGACGCCGCCGCCCGCCCGCACGCCCGCCTCTCGCGCCTGTCGATGCTGGACGACGCCGAGCGCGAGTCCATCCTCCGCGCCTCCCGCGGCATCGAGCGGGAGATCCCGTTCATCCCCCTCCCCCGCCGCTTCGAGACACAGGCGGCGGCGACGCCGGGCGCGCCCGCGCTAACGTACGACGGCGCGACGCTCACCTACGCCGAGCTGAACGCGCGCGCCAACCGCCTGGCGCGCCGCCTCCGCGCGCTCGGCGCCGGGCCGGAGGTGCGTGTGGGTGTCTGCCTGGAGCGCACGCCGGAGCTCGTCGTCTCCCTCCTCGCCGTCCTGAAGTCGGGCGCGGCGTACGTCCCGCTCGACCCGGCGCATCCCTCCGCCCGCCTGCGCGCGCTGCTGGCCGACGCGCGCGCCCCGCTCCTCATCACCACGTGGGGGAGATGGGAGGCGATCGGCGGCGACCGTGTCTCGCCTGTCCTCATCGACGCGCACGCGGAGGAGATCGGGCGGGAGGAAGATGGCGATCTGGAGATGGAGATCGATCCGCGCACGCTCGCCTACGTCCTCTTCACCTCCGGCTCCACGGGAACGCCGAAGGGGGTGGAGGTCCAGCACGGCGGCGTCTCCAACCTCCTCGGCTGGATGCGGGAGATGGTGACGGACGACGAGCGCGCCGCCGTTCTCGCCTCGACCTCCGCCTCCTTCGACGTCTCCGTCGCGGAGATCTTCGACACCCTCTGCAACGGTGGCCGCCTCGTTCTCGTCGCCAACGCGCTCGACCTCGTGGGCCTCCCCGGCGCGGACGCGGTGACGATGGGGGTGATGGTCCCCACCGCCGCCGCCGAGCTTCTCCGCGCCGGCGCCCTCCCGCCGCGGATGGCGACGCTGAACCTGGGCGGTGAGGCGCTCCCGGCCACGCTGGTGGATGCGCTGCACGCGGCCGGTTCGGTGCGCACCGTCCGCAACCTCTACGGCCCCACCGAGGCGACGGTCTACTCCACCGTCGCCGTCGCCGAGCCCGGCGCGGAGCGCGTGAGCATCGGCCGCCCCGCCGCCAACACGCGCGCCTGGGTGCTGGACGCGGCGATGGAGCCCGTGCCGCCCGGCATCCCCGGCGAGCTGTACGTGGCGGGGGCGCAGGTGGCGCGCGGCTACCTGCATCGCCCCGCGCTCACGGCGGAGCGATTCCTCCCCGACCCGTTCTCTCGCGAGGGCGGGGCGCGGATGTATCGGACGGGCGACCGCGTGAGATGGTGCGAAAGTGCGAGAGTGCGAGAGTGCGAAAGTAACTCATCGCGAGGTGAGACTTTCTCTCCCCCGACACCCAATCGCCCGACGCTCGCGCCGGCGGATGCAGGCCGCGCCGACCCCGTCCCTCCCGCAGGCAGTTCTGGGGGAGGGACAGGCGAGGCACGAGCCAGGGAGAGGGCCCACGGAGGCGAGGAAACGCACTCTGCCAGTCCGCGCGAAGACCCCACTTTCGCACTCTCGCACTCTCGCACTTTCGCACCTTCTCTCGCACTCGAATACCTCGGGCGCCTGGACAGCCAGGTAAAAGTCCGCGGCCACCGCGTCGAACTGGGCGAGGTCGAGCACGCGCTCCTCCATCACCCCGCCGTGCACGAGGCCGTCGCGGTCGTGCGCGACGGGCGGCTCGTCGCGTACACCGTCGCCGCGCCGGGGGTGGAGATGGTGGCGCCGGCCGGGCTGCGCGCCTTCCTCCGCGAGCGGCTGCCGGAGATCATGGTCCCCGCCGCCATCGTGGCGATGGACGCGTTCCCGACCACCACGAGCGGGAAGATCGACCGCGACGCGCTCCCCGCCCCGCGCGGCGAGGACGAATCGCCCGCGCCCGCGTCCGCCGGCGGCGAGCCGTCGAACGCGGTCGAGGCGGCGCTGGCGCGCGTCTGGGCCGACGTGCTCGGGCGCGACCGCATCGGCATCCACGACGATTTCTTCGCGATGGGGGGAGATTCCATCCTCTCCATCCACGTGATCCTCCGCGCGGCGCAGGAGGGGATCCGCATCGTCCCGCGCCAGATCTTCGCGCACCCCACCATCGCCGGCCTCGCCGCGGTGGCGGGATCGGCGCCGGTGATCCACGCCGAGCAGGGCCCCGTCACCGGCGACGCGCCGCTGGTGCCCGTGCAGGGATGGTTCTTCGAGCAGGACCTCCCCGACGCGCACCACTGGAACCACGCGGTGATGGTCCGCGCCGCCGAGCGCATCGACCCCGCCGTCCTCCTCCGCGCGGTGGATGCGGTGATGGCGCACCACGACGCCCTCCGCGCCGTCTTCCGCCGCGGCGACGAGGGGTGGACGCAGCACTTCCCCGCGCCCGGCGCCCCATCCCCCGTCGATTTCGCCGACCTCGCCGGCGTGCCGGACGACGGGCTCGCCGCCGCCATCGCCGCGCGGGCGGAGGAGGCGCACGCGTCGCTGGACCTGGAGCGCGGGCCGGTGATGCGCGCGGTGCTCTTCGACTGCGGCCCGGCGCGCCCGCAGCGGCTCGTCGTCACCAGCCACCATCTCGTGGTGGACGTGGTCTCGTGGCCGCCGCTGCTGGAGGACCTGGAGACGGCGTACCGCGCGCTCGCCGCCGGCGCCGATCCCCATCTCCCGCCCAGGACCACGTCGTACGCGCAGTGGGCGCGGCGGCTGGCGGAGTTCGCGCGCACCCCCGAGCTGCGCGCGGAACTCGGCTACTGGTGCGATGCCATCCCCCTCGCCCACCCCCCGCTCCCCGCGGACGGCGACGGCGCGGACGTGGAGGGCGCCGCGCACGCCGTGGTCGTGGAGCTGGACGAGGCGGAGACGCGCGCGCTGCTGGAAGACGTGCCGCGCGCACACGGCACGCAGATCAACGACGCGCTCCTCGCCGCGGTCGCGCACGCCGTCGCGGAGTGGACCGGCCGCGCGGAGGTGCTGGTGGAGGTGGAGTCGCACGGCCGCGAGGACCTGTTCGACGACATGCATCCGGCGCGCACCACCGGCTGGTTCACGACCATGCATCCGCTCCTCCTCCGCGCCGAAGCCGCCATCGGCGAAACGCTGCGCGCGACGAAGGAGATGCGGAGCGCCGTCCCCCGCCGCGGCCTCGGCTACGGGCTGCTGCGCTGGGGTGGAGATCCGGCCGATCGCGCGCTGCTGGCCGCCCGCGCCCGCCCCGAGATCAGCGTCAACTACCTGGGGCAGATGGACAACCGCGCGCCCGACGCCGCGTCGCTCTTCGTCCCCGCCGCCGAGCCGCTGGGCGCGCTCCGCTCCCCCCGCGCCCCGCGCCGCTACCGCATCGCCCTGGAGTCGATGACCGCGGACGGCCGCCTCCGCCTGATGTTCTTCCACGGCCCCGCCATCTACCGCCGCGCCACCATCGAGCGCCTGGCGAACGGGTGCATCACGGCGCTCCGGGAGTTGATCGGGACGGCGAGCGGGGATGGGTGA